The proteins below come from a single Oerskovia jenensis genomic window:
- a CDS encoding methyl-accepting chemotaxis protein, whose product MSTPLTPSAARARRFRFTDLSVRTKIITALGVLAAVLLGCVGFAVQGLRASSNDIERVESVGSTSLQYLADIDHNTQVAWRLTWQYAIQVPLRSALVSQMGAVDATIDEAIVSYDDVLGTSVDPNWESFKTEWAQWQDYRDETLLPGVASGTAAADVESRNEEMIETYVASLDRAVDAANAYAKSVADDAEERAQQTNLLMIVLTAVGLGIALVVALVVANGIRRSVEEVRSSLVALAEGDLTVRADVDSRDEIGQMAVSLSAAQTSLRELIGSVAGTAQEVAGAAERLSVAGAQFSASSEETAAQSGVVAAAAEQVSQNVRTVAAGAEQMGASIREIAQNSNEAAKVANRATDRAASTNVTVQKLGTSSQEIGDVVKVITSIAEQTNLLALNATIEAARAGEAGKGFAVVASEVKELAQETAKATEDIARRVEAIQDDTSSAVGAIGEIADIIGRINDYQLTIASAVEEQTATTTEMSRGVLESATGASEIAGNITGIATAASSTAEAIQQMNDSIAELARMSADMQSGASKFVY is encoded by the coding sequence ATGTCCACGCCCCTGACCCCCTCGGCCGCTCGTGCGCGCCGGTTCCGATTCACCGATCTCTCCGTCCGGACGAAGATCATCACGGCCCTCGGCGTGCTCGCTGCCGTCCTCCTGGGATGCGTCGGGTTCGCCGTGCAGGGCCTGCGGGCGAGCTCGAACGACATCGAGAGGGTCGAGTCCGTCGGGAGCACGAGCCTGCAGTACCTGGCCGACATCGACCACAACACCCAGGTGGCCTGGCGCCTGACCTGGCAGTACGCCATCCAGGTGCCGCTGCGCAGCGCGCTCGTCTCGCAGATGGGCGCCGTGGACGCGACCATCGACGAGGCGATCGTGAGCTACGACGACGTCCTGGGGACGAGCGTGGATCCGAACTGGGAGTCCTTCAAGACCGAGTGGGCGCAGTGGCAGGACTACCGCGACGAGACGCTCCTGCCGGGCGTGGCGTCCGGGACGGCCGCCGCCGACGTCGAGTCCCGCAACGAGGAGATGATCGAGACGTACGTCGCGTCGCTCGACCGGGCGGTCGACGCGGCCAACGCGTACGCGAAGTCGGTCGCGGACGACGCCGAGGAGCGTGCTCAGCAGACCAACCTCCTCATGATCGTGCTGACCGCGGTCGGCCTCGGGATCGCACTCGTCGTCGCACTCGTGGTCGCGAACGGGATCCGCCGCTCGGTCGAGGAGGTGCGGAGCTCGTTGGTCGCCCTCGCCGAGGGGGACCTGACGGTCCGGGCCGACGTGGACAGCCGCGACGAGATCGGCCAGATGGCGGTGTCGCTCTCCGCCGCGCAGACGAGCCTGCGCGAGCTCATCGGTTCGGTCGCCGGCACGGCCCAGGAGGTGGCCGGTGCCGCGGAGCGGCTCTCCGTCGCCGGTGCGCAGTTCTCGGCGTCGTCGGAGGAGACGGCGGCGCAGTCGGGGGTGGTGGCTGCGGCTGCTGAGCAGGTGTCGCAGAACGTGCGGACGGTGGCTGCGGGGGCGGAGCAGATGGGGGCGTCGATCCGGGAGATCGCGCAGAACTCGAACGAGGCGGCGAAGGTGGCCAATCGTGCGACGGATCGTGCGGCGTCGACGAACGTGACGGTGCAGAAGCTGGGGACGAGTTCGCAGGAGATCGGTGATGTGGTGAAGGTGATCACCTCGATCGCGGAGCAGACGAATCTGTTGGCGTTGAACGCGACGATCGAGGCGGCTCGTGCGGGGGAGGCGGGCAAGGGGTTCGCGGTGGTGGCTTCTGAGGTCAAGGAGCTGGCGCAGGAGACGGCGAAGGCGACGGAGGACATCGCTCGTCGGGTGGAGGCGATCCAGGACGACACGTCGAGTGCGGTGGGGGCGATCGGTGAGATCGCGGACATCATCGGGCGGATCAACGACTATCAGCTGACGATCGCCTCGGCGGTGGAGGAGCAGACCGCGACGACGACGGAGATGTCGCGTGGTGTGTTGGAGTCCGCGACGGGTGCTTCGGAGATCGCGGGCAACATCACGGGCATCGCGACCGCGGCGTCCTCGACCGCGGAGGCGATCCAGCAGATGAACGACTCCATCGCCGAGCTCGCCCGCATGAGCGCCGACATGCAGTCCGGCGCATCGAAGTTCGTCTACTGA
- a CDS encoding chemotaxis protein CheA translates to MDEIVHEFLVESYENLDQLDQDLVALESDPSSRVLLSSIFRTVHTIKGTSGFLGFGNLERVSHVGESLLSELRDGQRLMDPQVADVLLALVDTLRAILAKVEAGVGDDVDVEPMVDQIVAVQEGTATAEGPTAAGEPAVTETAVTEPVPAEAAATDPGEAEAGALEAPDAVDPLPAPAPAVTTPAPAAAAAPRSEEIELPGRNAADGSIRVDVDLLDSLVRQVGELVLVRNQFDRIAGAGEDQETKRSAQRLSLIASELQEGVMRTRMQPIEHVWSKMPRIVRDLAKMLGREVRVEMTGGDTELDRSLLEAVKDPLTHLVRNAVDHGIEAPDQRRAAGKAPQGLVSLRAYHSNGQVVVEITDDGAGIDPEKVGRSAVSKGLRSANEIAAMSSSEVLDLLFLAGFSTAAKVTNVSGRGVGMDVVRTNIEAIGGSVDVESTVGKGTTWRMRIPLTLAILPALTVTCCGSVYAIPQVSLLELVALGGNDTRIEHVGTAPVFRLRGTLLPLVSLAEVLDLAAESEGRVIAVVEADDQRFGVIVDRVLNMEEIVVKGLASRLKQIGMYSGATVLGDGGVALILDLPAIARRVLSTEIADLAKVRRQTAVQAVKAPQQVLVVAAGERRVAIPLSAVTRLERIRTDRIEQVGTREVLQYRGALVPLIRLDRVLGAVGGPTGDELDVVVYTRGGRSIAMAVSEILDIVEDDARLHSDIDDHGLVGSTVLDERVTELLDVHSAVRAADAGFFDDDHDTHRDPDGTADRAPLDDDLLAGVR, encoded by the coding sequence ATGGACGAGATCGTCCACGAGTTCTTGGTCGAGTCCTACGAGAACCTCGATCAGCTGGACCAGGACCTCGTGGCGCTGGAGAGCGACCCTTCGTCGCGCGTGCTGCTCAGCAGCATCTTCCGCACCGTGCACACCATCAAGGGGACGAGCGGCTTCCTCGGGTTCGGCAACCTGGAGCGGGTCTCGCACGTCGGGGAGTCGCTGCTGTCCGAGCTGCGCGACGGCCAGCGCCTCATGGACCCGCAGGTGGCGGACGTCCTGCTCGCGCTCGTCGACACGCTCCGCGCCATCCTCGCCAAGGTCGAGGCAGGGGTCGGGGACGACGTCGACGTCGAGCCGATGGTCGACCAGATCGTGGCCGTGCAGGAGGGGACGGCGACCGCCGAGGGGCCGACGGCGGCGGGCGAGCCGGCCGTGACCGAGACGGCCGTGACCGAGCCGGTCCCGGCCGAGGCTGCTGCGACCGACCCCGGGGAGGCCGAGGCCGGAGCGCTCGAGGCCCCCGACGCCGTCGACCCGCTCCCCGCGCCGGCCCCCGCCGTGACGACACCCGCGCCCGCCGCTGCCGCCGCACCCAGGAGCGAGGAGATCGAGCTGCCCGGCCGGAACGCGGCCGACGGCTCCATCCGGGTCGACGTCGACCTCCTCGACTCCCTCGTGCGGCAGGTCGGCGAGCTCGTGCTCGTGCGCAACCAGTTCGACCGCATCGCCGGAGCGGGCGAGGACCAGGAGACCAAGCGGTCCGCGCAGCGTCTGAGCCTCATCGCCTCCGAGCTGCAGGAGGGCGTCATGCGCACCCGCATGCAGCCCATCGAGCACGTGTGGTCGAAGATGCCGCGCATCGTGCGCGACCTCGCGAAGATGCTGGGACGCGAGGTGCGCGTCGAGATGACCGGTGGCGACACCGAGCTCGACCGTTCGCTGCTCGAGGCCGTGAAGGACCCCCTGACGCACCTGGTGCGCAACGCCGTCGACCACGGGATCGAGGCGCCCGACCAGCGGCGCGCCGCGGGCAAGGCCCCGCAGGGGCTCGTGTCGTTGCGCGCGTACCACTCGAACGGGCAGGTCGTCGTCGAGATCACCGACGACGGTGCGGGCATCGACCCCGAGAAGGTGGGTCGCTCGGCGGTCTCGAAGGGGCTGCGCAGCGCCAACGAGATCGCGGCGATGTCCTCCTCCGAGGTGCTGGACCTGCTGTTCCTGGCCGGGTTCTCGACCGCCGCGAAGGTCACCAACGTCTCGGGTCGCGGCGTCGGGATGGACGTCGTACGGACCAACATCGAGGCGATCGGTGGGTCGGTCGACGTCGAGTCGACCGTCGGCAAGGGGACCACGTGGCGGATGCGCATCCCGCTCACGCTCGCGATCCTGCCCGCACTGACGGTCACGTGCTGCGGCTCGGTCTACGCGATCCCGCAGGTCAGCCTCCTCGAGCTCGTCGCACTCGGAGGGAACGACACGCGGATCGAGCACGTCGGCACCGCCCCGGTGTTCCGGCTGCGCGGGACGCTGCTCCCGCTGGTCTCGCTCGCCGAGGTCCTGGACCTGGCCGCCGAGTCGGAGGGCCGCGTCATCGCGGTCGTCGAGGCCGACGACCAGCGGTTCGGCGTGATCGTCGACCGCGTCCTCAACATGGAGGAGATCGTCGTCAAGGGACTCGCCAGCCGCCTCAAGCAGATCGGCATGTACTCGGGTGCCACGGTGCTCGGTGACGGCGGGGTCGCACTCATCCTCGACCTTCCCGCGATCGCCAGACGAGTGCTCAGCACCGAGATCGCGGACCTCGCCAAGGTACGCCGACAGACCGCGGTGCAGGCGGTGAAGGCACCCCAGCAGGTGCTCGTGGTCGCGGCCGGGGAGCGTCGCGTGGCGATCCCGCTGTCCGCGGTCACGCGGCTCGAGCGGATCCGCACGGACCGGATCGAGCAGGTGGGGACCCGAGAGGTGCTCCAATACCGGGGCGCGCTCGTCCCGCTGATCCGGCTCGACCGCGTGCTGGGTGCCGTGGGTGGCCCGACCGGTGACGAGCTCGACGTCGTCGTGTACACCCGAGGTGGCCGGAGCATCGCGATGGCCGTGTCCGAGATCCTCGACATCGTCGAGGACGACGCCCGCCTGCACAGCGACATCGACGACCACGGCCTCGTGGGATCGACCGTCCTCGACGAACGCGTCACCGAGCTGCTCGACGTCCACAGCGCCGTGCGCGCCGCCGACGCGGGATTCTTCGACGACGACCACGACACCCACCGCGACCCGGACGGCACCGCCGACCGGGCTCCCCTCGACGACGACCTCCTGGCAGGTGTGCGATGA
- a CDS encoding DUF7455 domain-containing protein has product MNHLRRPWEPPDADPHDALDRCDQCDACGATACVRVTVAGRSQLLFCDPHYRAHEGAIVAAGYAVRDERRTLDEDIALALALARALDSAA; this is encoded by the coding sequence ATGAACCACCTGCGGCGACCGTGGGAGCCCCCGGACGCCGACCCGCACGACGCACTCGACCGGTGCGACCAGTGCGACGCGTGCGGCGCGACGGCCTGCGTCCGCGTGACCGTCGCCGGTCGGAGCCAGCTCCTCTTCTGCGACCCGCACTACCGCGCGCACGAGGGCGCGATCGTCGCCGCCGGGTACGCGGTGCGCGACGAACGACGCACCCTCGACGAGGACATCGCCCTCGCGCTCGCCCTGGCACGAGCGCTCGACAGCGCGGCCTGA
- a CDS encoding chemotaxis protein CheW — MSTRLVTFTLGDRLCGIPVDRVQEVLPSRPRTRVPLAPDDVAGLVNLRGQVVLTVDLRRRLGMPPHDGEQMMAVVFVGDETVSLLVDRIGDVLVVDEDQFELPPQTLSEALRAVILGTYKLSDRLLLALDVDAVAS, encoded by the coding sequence ATGAGCACCAGACTCGTGACCTTCACGCTGGGCGACCGGCTCTGCGGCATCCCCGTCGACCGGGTCCAGGAGGTCCTCCCGAGCCGTCCCCGCACGCGGGTACCGCTCGCCCCCGACGACGTCGCCGGCCTCGTCAACCTCCGGGGACAGGTCGTGCTCACGGTCGACCTGCGTCGTCGCCTGGGGATGCCGCCGCACGACGGCGAGCAGATGATGGCCGTCGTCTTCGTGGGCGACGAGACCGTGAGCCTGCTCGTCGACCGGATCGGCGACGTCCTCGTGGTCGACGAGGACCAGTTCGAGCTCCCTCCCCAGACTCTCTCCGAGGCACTGCGTGCCGTGATCCTCGGCACGTACAAGCTCTCCGACCGGCTGCTGCTCGCTCTCGACGTCGATGCCGTCGCGTCGTAG